A genomic window from Nicotiana sylvestris chromosome 11, ASM39365v2, whole genome shotgun sequence includes:
- the LOC138881020 gene encoding uncharacterized protein encodes MTNPQDNPGNSPPPTPYNSSTPPPPSTSPKPRLRRVKMLAQKIVASGAMRKKLNEKLKSSHAQNSGSNSNSESYKSATEGEGPGSSDSEKTQESPSKNYQGHEGVEVKRILKRKKREREGACERVEESGKKSGGSGFGEAAEELVNLSTYGDEPSSSTEETLADLLKMFGSYKKQSESDLQKALAESKKKKLAKGKGKVTESSEDVEVDKMEQAAEPSLAKRTWSAVKGKKVKISEDEEWSGEEVEDDSDGE; translated from the exons ATGACCAACCCACAAGACAATCCTGGAAATTCTCCACCACCCACTCCTTATAATTCATCTACACCTCCTCCACCTAGTACATCTCCCAAACCCAGGTTGAGAAGGGTAAAAATGCTTGCGCAAAAAATAGTAGCGTCTGGGGCTATGAGGAAGAAATTAAATGAGAAGTTGAAGTCCAGCCATGCCCAAAACTCTGGCTCCAACTCTAATTCTGAATCATATAAATCCGCTACTGAGGGGGAAGGacctgggtcttctgactctgaaaaAACTCAAGAATCTCCTTCTAAG AATTACCAAGGTCACGAAGGAGTTGAGGTAAAAAGAattctgaaaaggaaaaagagagagagagagggtgcatgtg AAAGGGTAGAAGAGAGTGGcaagaagtcagggggaagtggttttGGGGAAGCTGCTGAGGAGCTGGTTAATTTGAGCACATATGGagatgaacctagttcatctactgaagagaccctagcagacctACTGAAAATGTTTGGG AGCTACAAGAAGCAGAGTGAGAGTGATCTCCAGAAAGCTCTAGCtgagagtaagaagaaaaagctggctaaaggaaaagggAAGGTTACAGAGTCCTCAGAGGACGTGGAGGTTGATAagatggaacag GCTGCTGAACCTTCACTAGCCAAGAGGACATGGTCTGCTGTGAAAGGAAAAAAAGTGAAAATTtctgaagatgaggaatggagtggagaagaagtaGAAGATGATTCTGATGGTGAATAG